Proteins found in one Herbiconiux sp. A18JL235 genomic segment:
- the rimM gene encoding ribosome maturation factor RimM (Essential for efficient processing of 16S rRNA), with product MPTDVGCGWTWWTPITENEKTQLRVGRLTKAHGLKGAIKLELFTDDPERRFVPGAVFTLQVPTSSPWHGKTLELAELRWYNGHPVGFFKGVPDRTAAEALVKAILWIDLDADATSDEEDAWYDHQLVGLRVLRDGEQVGTVKLVEHLPAQDLLVVKTADAREVMVPFVKAIVPAVDLAAGTVTVTPPAGLFEELPDDEPPAPAAASPAAAPPDGVH from the coding sequence GAGAAGACCCAGCTCCGAGTCGGTCGCCTCACCAAGGCCCACGGCCTGAAAGGCGCGATCAAGCTCGAACTGTTCACCGACGACCCGGAACGACGATTCGTTCCGGGCGCGGTGTTCACCCTCCAGGTGCCGACCTCGTCGCCCTGGCACGGGAAGACCCTCGAACTGGCCGAACTGCGCTGGTACAACGGGCATCCGGTGGGGTTCTTCAAGGGCGTGCCCGACCGCACGGCGGCGGAGGCGCTGGTGAAGGCGATCCTCTGGATCGACCTCGACGCCGACGCCACCTCCGACGAGGAGGACGCCTGGTACGACCACCAGCTCGTCGGGCTGCGTGTGCTGCGCGACGGCGAGCAGGTGGGCACCGTGAAGCTGGTGGAGCACCTGCCCGCGCAAGACCTGCTCGTGGTAAAGACGGCCGACGCCCGCGAGGTGATGGTGCCGTTCGTCAAGGCGATCGTGCCCGCCGTCGACCTGGCTGCCGGCACCGTCACGGTCACCCCGCCCGCCGGGCTCTTCGAGGAGCTGCCCGACGACGAGCCGCCGGCGCCTGCCGCGGCGTCGCCCGCCGCCGCGCCCCCCGACGGCGTTCATTAA